Below is a genomic region from Erigeron canadensis isolate Cc75 chromosome 7, C_canadensis_v1, whole genome shotgun sequence.
CCAAACCTAACACCTGTATATTTAACAATTGCAACGACGATAGTTCCAAACCTAACACCTGCATAACCTTATGGCAAGTGCAAATTCATGCTTAGTGCTTACCAGTGTCATCCCCAATCCTGTGATCATTTCGTGCATTCAAAACACCCATACTTACACATAACCATCAACAGAACTTGGAAATCTTTATAAAAGGGAACAAATTTTTGATATCGAATTCTTGTGGGggtcataataaaataaataacgaaaaataaaaaataaaataaataaaataaactagtaTAAATTTAAGACATTGTGTGTaaattttagaattttaattttaactacAAGCCAAACTTGTAGAGGTACGACAACCCCTTCCTGCGCTTCATATCTTTTGTCAGATGATATCGCTAAAAGTGAGTATAACACTTTAGTGAGCTTATAGGCAATTGGAGATATAATCAACACAGTGACACACCATTAGCTAGGCAAACATAAGGAGCAGAATTTTATTACTAAACTGAATCCATTTTTAACCAACATGTACATCAcataaatcaaataataaacatcaATGAACAAATGTACCAACcttattactatataaaacCTCTTATAGAGATGTAATCCGGAATCATATAATCATTATCCCACCCGAGTAATCCCCTTAACACTCACTTTTTTTAGCTTAAGCACGCTTATTGCACAATCAAGCTTTCAAGTCCTTAGCAGTTAGCACATAAACAAACATCACATAATCATTTCCACATATACTAAGAATATACTGAAAttgttagaatatatgaacataaacacataacaaattacgagtacgcagcggaatagaaacgtatatgcaatctaattaattaacaaagtaaagGATCGAAACGTGTACATTTGCGTAAAGCTTCCAATaatgttattaataattattattattatataaggGTCTAAACTAAAACCCCTATACGATCACACACTTAACACCCCTATGAtatatgctagtacccgatcacgaactcacaaacccgttgtgtatCTCCTTAATTCAAAAACCCCATGAGCCGAAAAACCATTTGTTGCTTATCCAACAAATAGAACTACAATTAATACCATGTATTAATTATGCTAGTACCATGTGGAAGTTCGAACGGCACAAAACcaattttggtttttcttttgttcgaccgaaagaagaaagagagaagagAAGGTTTTGTATATGGTTTTTACAAATTtaattgtcttttaaatttcttaaCCCTTAACCCAATAGTTTGGATTTTAAACTTGGTGAATAAGTTTAGTCAAAACCTAAAAATCTCTTGGAAATTTTGGCCCCCTTTATTAGTGTACAGGAAACTtttcaatttacactttaatccttttcttttaattaattaataaacactattaatcttttaatagtttattaattatttcatgatcaaattaattagtatattactttaatacattaattaattacatagagTTTAAATACAAATCAAAACTAGCCATAtcaaattaattagtatattactTTGATTTGTCTATGGTTTGGGGTAATGGGAATTATGAATATGATGCTGTGGGGGCTAGGGGTAGATCAGGAGGGTTGATTAGTATTTGGAATCCGAGGAggttcaaaaaaattaaaaccatcTCGGAACAAAACTTTATTATGACTACTGGGAACCTTGTTGAAGACGGCTCTTTGGTTCATGTGGTTAATGTTTACGCCCCGCAGAGAGTGGGGGAAAAAAGAACTTTGTGGGAGTGTCTATTGGCGTTGATGCAAGGTATGGATGGGATGTGGATTTTTATAGGGGACTTCAACTCGGTTAGATGGGATTGTGAGAGAAAAAATTCTAAATTCAATAGTAGCGCGGCCCGGGATTTCAATTACTTCATTGATGAAGCTTGCTTACAAGAATTTAAAATGCAGGGTAGTAGATTCACTTTTTTGACAGGTACGGGGAAGTCCGCAAAAATGAGTAAAATCGATAGAATGTTGGTTTGTCAGAACTTTTTTAATAGGTGGAATGGGGCCTGCCTTAGAGCGTTACCAAGGGAATTGTCTGATCATAGTCCCATATTGTTAACAATTGGTGATACTAATTTTGGTGCTAAACCGTTCAAGTGGTTTAATTCGTGGCTTGATCGAGATGGGTGCGAAGATATTAAGGAGGCCTGGTCGAATGTCCATTTTGAGGGCCCGGCAGATATGGTTATTTCTAAAAAGTTGTTGGCGGTTAAGGGGGCGCTTAAAAATTGGTGGATTTCGGTTAAAGCTAAAGAAGAGGCAGAAATGGAGAACCTCACGAACGACATTAGACGTTTAGAGTTGGATATGGAGAACCGTGAATTAGAGGAGGAAGAGTTGTGGGTTTGGGAGGAAAGTAAGAAAGAGGTGGACAGACTATTGTTTATGAAGAATAAGGATTTGAAGCAGAAATCTAGGGTGACTTGGGCGTCTGTGGGAGATGAAAATTCAGCATATTTTCATCGTTGTATTAATGGCAGGAAAGCGGCAAATAACATCCCAGGTGCTCTGGTTAACGGGGACTGGATCTCCAAACCACCGTTAGTCAAACGGGAAGTCCTTCGGTTCTTTAGAGCGCTCTTTAGCGATACTAACCCTAGAAGACCATTGTTTTTGTGTGATGATTTTAAACAGGTTCCAGCAGAGAAGAAAGATGAGTTGATTGCTCCTTTTTCTAGGGAAGAAATAAAAGAAGCTATAGCTGATTGTGGGTCTGAGAAGGCCCCTGGTCCAGACGggtttaattttttctttatcaaacaCTTCTGGGCGCTGCTGGAAGATGATTTTTTGAGGTTATTTGAAGAGTTTTATGAAGCCGGTATAATCAGTAAAGAGTGCAGCTTATCATACATCACACTGATCGCAAAAAATAATACTTCATTGGGCTTGAAAGATTACCGGCCTATAAACCTTGTGGGGGTTATCAGTAAAGTGATTTCGAAAGTGGTAGCGACTAGAATTAAAAAGGTTATTGGGGACGTTATCTCTGATTCGCAATCCGCTTTTCTTAAAGATCGGTTCATCTTGGACGGGCCCCTTGTCCTAAATGAACTTATTGGTTGGCTTAAGAAGTATAGTAAGAAGGCGTATTTGTTGAAGATTGATTTTGAAAAGGCGTACGACAACCTAAATTGGGGTTTTCTTATGGATATCTTAGATCAAATGGGCTTCCCCGATAGATGGTGTTTATGGATCAGAGGTATTGTTCAGTCGGCCCGGTCGGCGGTGTTGGTAAATGGGTCGCCTACGTTTGAGTTTGATTGTCAAAAAGGGCTTAGACAAGGCGATCCTTTATCCccgtttctttttcttatcgTTATGGAGGGTTTGGCGAAGTTAATGGATCGGGCTTCTTCGTTGGGGGATATTGAAGGCTTTGTAGTGACCAAGGGAGGGCCGAAAATTACACACATGTTGTATGCGGATGACGCATTATTAATGGGCTCTTGGTTTATTACTAACATTATGAATACTAATCGCCTGCTTCGTATTTTCCATATGGTTTCTGGCCTGCGAATTAATGTTCATAAGTTTCACATTTTTGGTTTGGGTGTGTATGCTTCTGATATCGATGCTATGGCCGAGATATTGGGGtgtaaagttggtgagttcccGTTTAAATATCTTGGAGTCAAGATTGGAGCGAATATGAATCGTTCGTCTCATTGGGATTCGGTTATAGAGACGGTGCGTGGGAGACTCCAATCTTGGAAGGCTAGGATGTTATCTATGGGAGGGCGATTAACGTTGATAAAATCGGTTTTGGCAAGTCTCCCGGTTTATTATCTTTCGTTATTCAAGGCTCCTAAGGAAGTTATTGATAACATAGAGGGTTTGATGAGAAGATTCTTATGGTTTGGAAACAAAGAGGGTAAAGGCATCCATTGGGTTGCTTGGGACGTGGTGACGAGACCAAAGAAGTATGGTGGTCTGGGTATAACAAAACTGTCTGATATGAATTTGGCGTTGCTCGTAAAGTGGGCTTGGAGGTTTAAAACGATTCACGATGGCCTGTGGAGAAAGGTGGTTATTGGTATCCATGGTGGTCGAAGTAATTGGACTTTCTTGCCAGTGTAAAAAGCGTTACCAGGGACTTGGAAGGCGATTGTTAATGTTTTAGAGAAGATTTGGATTAATGGTAGGCACATCCATGAGCTTTTTTCTTGTCGGCTTGGGAATGGTAAGAGCATCAGCCTTTGGAAGGATGTGTGGTATGGAGACATTAGTCTTCAATACAGATGGCCTGCTCTGTTCGCTTTAGAAAGAGATAAACATTGTTCTGTGAGTAGTCGGCTGGTTACTGAAGGCACGCAGGTCAAAGTCGTGAATAATTGGGCGGTGGGGGCTAATACAGTCGAAGGTATCTCTGAGACTCAAGACTTGATGTTTATGCTGACCCAGATCAGACTTAAGCAGTGCAAAGATACCTGGATATGGAATAATAATCCGACAGTCGCCTTTTCTGTGGCTGTGGTCAAAGCCGATTTATGGCAGATTTATGCAGGCTCTATTAACAGGTTTCAATGGGTTAAGTGGGTGCCCATCAAGGTCAATACGTTGGTCTGGAGAATCGATAAAGGTAGAGTTCCTACGCGCCTTGAGTTGATTAAAAGAAATGTCGTTTTGCCTTGTTCGCTTTGTCCGATGTGCAACCTGGTAGACGAAGGTATTGATCACGTTTTTTTCGAGTGTGGCTTCTCTTTCGGGGTGTGGTCTAGCGTTTGGAATTGGTGCAAGCTTAGCGTCAATTCTTTTGCGGGTCTTGAAGATATTATCCAGTGGCTGAATCTGCCTAATGGTTCGTATAAAGGAAAGAAAATTGTTCGTGGGATTTTTCTTGTTACTTTATGGGCTCTTTGGAAAGAACGCAATAAGGTGGTTTTTCAGAATGGTGATCCGAAAGTTATGGAGGTGGTTTCCTTGGTCAAGTCTATGTCTTTTATCTGGTTAAAGTATAGATCCAAGTTTTCTAGGATTGTTTGGAATGAATGGGTCAAATACCCTCTGTATATGATGTAATTGTTGGTGGGAGTGGTCCGTTTTTTGGGGCTTCCTCCTTGTTGTTTTGAATGAAAgctttttttccaaaaaaaaaaaaatcattttatctaaCTCCTTAGATTTAAATAAATATCGGAGTCATATACCAAACAGAATCACTTCAATTCCAACTGATCACGCAACTTATTTTTATCTTCAAATTAttatgaccagtttgagttaaGTCAAACTACTATCCAATCATCATCATAGATCATGTAAGTTAGCTCTAAATTTTAATGTCACTTGAATAATGAccagcttttttttttcttttctttttttgaagtGTACATAGGTTGTGAACAAGTATTTACCCCCAGTCCTTTTAATCTCAGCCATTCAATCATCATAGATCATGTAAGTCAGCTCTAAATTTTATATCTTGATATGACACGCATTTTGTCTATGTAACTAAAAGAGGCTTAGAAAAATATCAGGACATTGTGTTAtctttttgaagttttgaactGTATGAAGTTGATCAGGTTATGTAAGTTGAGCTGCATGCATTTATCGTAACTCGTAAGCATTTTTTTAATCATGGagttcatatttttcttggtttataattTTCAGAATCTCCTGTTATCATTTGaggtaaatttaaatattttctaaaCATTCCAAAAGAGTAGGCAGTGTTGCAATGtgtttcattattataaaaagttCACAAGTAGATACTCTAGCAAACCATGCATTGAGCATCTTCATAGGACCTATCTTTGAAGAAGTAGCACTCTAGCTTGGCAGATTTCAAACATCACTGTAATCAACAATCGAAAACAACTACCGGCGGCGGCGGCAGTGGTTGGTGGCGAGTGGCGACGCACCTACGGCAGACAAAGGTACCTCGTCGACGATGATTATACTGTGAGCTGGCGGTAAGAACTCATGAGTTGTAAACAATAGTGAGTCCGTGAGTGAATAGTTTTTGTAAATAAAGATGAGTGGATCTTCATGTAATCATGTTGTAAACCTCTTAGGCCGGTGCTTATGAGGCGAAGCTTCTTGGAGCTTCTTGTTTGCCAACTCAGCATCACATCACTCAGGACTCTACTCAGGACACTCactgtatataaataaaagcttCTTGAAACTTCTTATTACattatcaattattttataatttatctctcacatacaaatacacatatatatgtctcacacatatataaaataaaaataaaaaacattgcGACCCCACCTTTTCAGCGTTTTCCATATTCTCCAGGAAGACTCTTGCTTGAAGGCTCTCATCAAAGACACCCACTATCTATAATGTTCAGCGGCTTCCAACCTTGAGGACGCACCTCAAGGACTATTATAAGCAACACCCttaggccggtgcttatagACATCTTTGGAGGAGCGTCCTCTGACGTGGAGAAGTTGGACTTCATCGGCAGCTAGCGTCCCGCGCCCTGCATCCGAACAAAAATTCTCCACCAAGAAGTTGGAGGACGGAGGAAAGGTGGGCCACATAGatgttttcgttttttttttctggtttctaaacatatatatatatatatatatatgtcaatataTGTGTAGGTGGTTGTAAATTTGCAGGTAAATGGCTGAGGAAGATGACGcacatttataaatatatcatataataagcaattttcatatttacccctatagtataatatatttatgaaataacTCTTGagttttaatagtttttaatttatcaatttaGTCCCtaacattaatttattattattcttttatttatattttctaaattttattcatctaaatatgtttaattttatttttattttctaaaaaaatagttatttaattttatgtttaagtaattggaaattataaaagaattgatgatgtCGCGAAAAAGTTATGAAGAAGTTGTCCTTATAGACAGTGGAAGTCCTGAGTAATATGATGCTGATGTGACAGGAAAGAAGTTCTAAGAAGACCACCCTTATAAGCATAGGCCTTAGAGAAAATAGAGGTTTGGAAACCTCTTAGAGAATATGACGTGTTTAAGAGGTTTGAGCCTCTGGATCTGAGCCAAAAACAAACACTCAATATTTGCAAAACCTCTTGAATCTTCTTTTTCAGTTGGAACAAAGAGGTTATTTagatattttcttaaaaaacaaatgaggccttatttttttccaaaatttgaGCCCCTTTCTAAGTTATAATATTTTGGAAGTTGAACATTTTGTCAAATTGTTGTCGTTATTagtaatttcttttttctttcaagaaatgagaaagtatataaattataaaatttaggcATTCCGCATTTatgatatttgtatttttactaaacaatttttttttccattctaaCTATTAACTCGCTcttaaacatttatatatatatatatatctcataaTTTAAAAATGCTGAGtgtagttttataaaaattccttataattttatttttttatttatagtacTGTTGGGCTTGAAAttacagaaaataaaaaaaaatatctgaGGTTGACTAGTAAAAGTGTTCAATAACATCTCAAGGATATATTTATTAGGCCGCCTACATCATCAATTATTCCTTTTCGGATAAACTAAATAAGACTGAGCATAATTTTCCAAGTTTCGAACCATCCTAATTCTAATATCGAAAAGTGGTACCGAATGAGAAATGAGATCGAGACCGGTgtctacttttatttttattcacgATATCTGAGATTATGTTACCAGAAAATGCAccaaatgataaataaaaccGATACCAATATTGCATTTTGTAGATTTTCAATGAAAAACCTTCCTTTATTTTACACCAAGGTTTATGGGAAGTAAAAATTTGTTGGACTAACCTGTAATATAGAGCCCATAAGATAGGAAGGAGTGGTAAATTTATACCCAAACTTACCCAAATCATCTTCCAATCAAAATCCTCCAACTCACTACTACTcaattcttacccaaatcaCTGGCAACACATACCCAATTCTTAtccaatttcaatttcttttcaaatattttttcctacataaatatattattaaaacttaaacaaacattacacaacacataaaaaaacaatacataatcaacggaaaaaaaaacatacataaaaataaaaagactacAATTATTAAGGGAACAAACTAATCGTCGAGAAATGCCAAGTCTTGAGCCCACACATGTTCGGTGAGGTCATAACGAAGACGATGATGGATGTCTTCGTTTAGTAGCTCACCTAAGACGCTATCGTCGAACACCGGTTGGACCGGCGGGTCCATTATGTGAACCGGTGAGATTGCTCTGCCATCGCCTtttatgatcatgttgtgtaaaATACAAGCCGCATAAACATACTGTGCGATCTTGTCTTTGATCATGGGTCGAAGAGGACGCCTAAGAATTTTCCATTTCCCTTTTAGAATCCCAAATGCACGCTCCACGTCTTTCCTCGCCGCCTCTTGTAGCTTCTTGAATCTTTTATCTTTCGGGTTAGTAGGATACGGGTATGCTTTTACAAACGTCGAGTACTTGCTGTAGATACCGTCGGTTAGATAGAAACCGCGTATGTACTCTCGACCATTAACGACAAATCAAGTATTCGGGGCCGTGCCATTTCGCTCCGTGAGATACAAGTCGGATTGTTTCAACACGTTtatgtcgttgtttgaaccggcCGCACCAAaataagcatgccaaatccacgtATCTTGAGAAGCGGTGATCTCAAGCATAATAGTGGGAACGCCATGGTCGCCTCTCGTATATTGTCCTCTCAAGTGTCTAGGACAATTTAACCACTCAACGTGTGTACAatcgatgctaccaagcatcccCGACATGTGATGGTGTTGTTCGTGTTCCTCGAAAATGCGAGCAACCTCGTGTTGAGTAGGCCTACGTAAGTACTCTCGACCATACAACTTAATGATGGCGTCACAAAAATGGCCAAGAGACTCGCGCCCGGTTCAAGCGGCCATATGCAAGTACTCATCGTACTCGTCGGGCGGATTGCCCGTAGCGAGTTGACGTACCGCCGAGCATATTTTTGGGATCTTCCTAAAGCTTCTTTTCCTACGCGCATTGAACCCCTCTTGAAAATATGGAAAATTTGCTTCGATATTGTCgacgatttttaaaaacatGGTTTTCTCCATACGAAACTTTTTTCGAAGGTAAGCATCGTCGTATTTTGGTTCGTCAACAAACCAATCATTTAGTAGTATTTGATGACCGACTTCACGTTCTCGATTGACGTATCTACGGTGTTGAACGTCGTTAGAGTTTGCCGTGTCGTCCATCCATTGAACCGCGTTTTGCAAAAAGTGAACATCGGTCTCGGATGACGAAGTCGATTCCACAACGACAGCCCGCGATTCGGAAGATGTGGAAGACATTTTCAAGGTGAGGTGGTGATTATTTAGGTGAATGGAGAGAAAGGTGGGGTGGTGTTTGTATATAGTGATGAAGATAGTTGTATGTATATTGAAGatggttgtatgtatatatatatattggagaaaaaaggctttttttttaaaaatccggTCTAACTAGCCATTGGGGGGTGGGGGGGGACCCACGCctttttaacattcaaaaacCTTACCCATCGATCGGTTACTTAAGCCGAATTCCTACCCGATTCACCATAGCCGAATGTTACCCGAAACCAAGGAGTGGTGTAGCCGATCGGCTACCATGTACCCGATGCCTTACCCGACGTGTACTCCCTCCTACccaaaaaatacaattataatgtGATATGTCAAGTCGGCCTAAATCACCAATCATTTCCCGCTATCTTTTACCTAACccctttcttgtttttttttttttggcggcaaaaaagtttcttcttgaaaaatatCTTCATCAATTGATTACATAAATCTTGGAATTACAAGCTATGAATTCACGATAGCTGACTCGTATCTCTACGGCCGCCGTAGCCAGTGCCGTTTTTTCCACAATCGCGATTTGATTTTTAGTAAacctgaagaagaagaagaagttgttgGTTGATAGTAATTCAGAAAAACAAGTTTTGAAGAAGAATTCATCTTCTAAAGGTCCTTACGATCCCTCGAAACGAAACAGGTAAAGTTATCACcaatactagtatatatatatatatcggaataaataagtttatttatttatttagtattattattgttgttattgttgttgttgttgttgttgttgttgttatattttgaataacgagttagtagttagcatttaagataccacagtgacatccaattggacAGTATGCAGAGCTAACCACACATGTCTAGGATGAAACTAGGACTCTCggaaccccccccccctcccctcCCAACCCCCCATTAATCCACTcttacaaatgtaggaagtgaaaTTCGAATCCTGGTGGATTTCCCAAGGTCTatgaccttaccaatgggccaccaacccattGCGATAGTAtagtttagtttatttattattgatcATTGAAATTGTTTCCATTAGTAACTTCTTAGATATTCGAGCAATCCCAATTGGACCAG
It encodes:
- the LOC122608784 gene encoding uncharacterized protein LOC122608784, which gives rise to MSGMLGSIDCTHVEWLNCPRHLRGQYTRGDHGVPTIMLEITASQDTWIWHAYFGAAGSNNDINVLKQSDFKYSTFVKAYPYPTNPKDKRFKKLQEAARKDVERAFGILKGKWKILRRPLRPMIKDKIAQYVYAACILHNMIIKGDGRAISPVHIMDPPVQPVFDDSVLGELLNEDIHHRLRYDLTEHVWAQDLAFLDD
- the LOC122608785 gene encoding uncharacterized protein LOC122608785, with translation MSSTSSESRAVVVESTSSSETDVHFLQNAVQWMDDTANSNDVQHRRYVNREREVGHQILLNDWFVDEPKYDDAYLRKKFRMEKTMFLKIVDNIEANFPYFQEGFNARRKRSFRKIPKICSAVRQLATGNPPDEYDEYLHMAA